A DNA window from Pleuronectes platessa chromosome 19, fPlePla1.1, whole genome shotgun sequence contains the following coding sequences:
- the garnl3 gene encoding GTPase-activating Rap/Ran-GAP domain-like protein 3 isoform X2, whose translation MNSDKNVYLGRDKGIMRKRALLLRKGCSFEITSSASEDLGCRRGDFSRKHYGSVELLISSDADGAIQRAGRFRVENGSSDETSDYTPGTWRRTDVHLENPEYHTRWFFKYFLGKVHQNYVGTDADKNPFYLSVVLSDQNNQRVPQYRAILWRKMGTLKISLPYSPTKTLSVKSILSAMNMDRFEKGPREILNPEIQKDLLVLEEQEGSVNFKFGVLYAKDGQLTDDEMFSNETGSESFDKFLNLLGENITLQGWAGYRGGLDTKNDTTGMKSIYTVYQGHELMFHVSTMLPYSKENKQQVERKRHIGNDIVTIVFQEGDDASSSFKPSMIRSHFTHIFALVRYNSQNDSYRLKIFSEESVPLFGPPLPSPSVFTDHQEFRDFLLVKLINGEKATLETPTFAQKRQRTLDMLIRSLYQDLMPDLHKNMLNRRSFSDVLPESPKSARKKEEARQAEFVRIGQALKLKTIVRGDAPTSLVTTGLCRKEPWESQSFCSTFPYEMVCADSWGQSLLGATDTAGVMLLDGPDPASSNAETQALPPVQVFDKTMVVKQMHVLEPQDLLITRADKGKDARVYVFRLNTLKRGLEEKQLVRSKCDSRENKLEKTKGCHLYSINTHHGSELRIVAAIRNKLLLITRKQPRFEGLSAVSVGPDSPVEEFQYIREICLCDPPMVMALVDGPTGENDNMICVAYKHQFDLINESTGDAYRLHHVDANRVNFVAAIDVYEDGEAGLLLCYNYSCYYKKVCPFNGSTPMIQSNTSDFHFSWNQMPNAIVCAFPYILAFTTDSIEIRLVVNGNLVYTAVVPELQLAASRSDIYFVSSAPVSSASNCSSRDTSSQSSPQTPTGYEMPVFPSPLGDDSIRIPYGTKLSLYMSKDAEGEAACKQMFKIPLCNLVGRSIERPLKSPLVNKVMTAPAPAMVQPTPLISATHSLSLSRMEIKEIASRTRKELLGLTEEPSGKSDSGTVKQRKMSKKNTEEEPKARALTSTNSDRLESESFDADLDAQLHGSSSSEAEPEKALLLGESPPLASAFALSTSFEEDVLDLK comes from the exons ctcTGCCTCGGAGGACCTGGGCTGCAGGCGCGGAGACTTCAGCAGGAAACACTATGGGTCGGTGGAGCTG CTGATTTCCAGTGACGCAGATGGGGCTATTCAGAGGGCAGGACGCTTCAGGGTGGAGAATGGCTCATCGGATGAG acTTCGGACTACACTCCAGGAACCTGGAGGAGAACCGATGTCCATCTGGAGAATCCAGAGTACCACACCAGATGGTTCTTCAAATACTTCCTGGGAAAAG TCCACCAGAACTATGTGGGTACAGATGCAGACAAGAATCCCTTCTACCTGTCAGTCGTCCTCTCAGACCAGAACAACCAGCGGGTTCCTCAGTACAGAGCCATCCTCTGGAGAAAGATG GGAACTCTGAAGATCAGCCTCCCGTACAGCCCGACCAAAACACTATCGGTCAAGTCCATCCTCAG TGCAATGAACATGGACAGGTTTGAGAAAGGCCCCAGGGAGATCCTCAACCCTGAGATTCAGAAG GacctgctggtgctggaggaacAGGAG GGTTCTGTCAACTTCAAATTTGGTGTCCTGTATGCCAAAGACGGACAGCTCACGGATGACGAGATGTTCAGCAACG agacGGGGAGCGAGAGCTTTGATAAGTTTCTCAATCTGCTTGGTGAAAACATTACGCTGCAGGGATGGGCAGGATACCGCGGAGGGCTCGACACCAAGA ATGACACTACAGGAATGAAGTCCATCTACACAGTGTATCAGGGCCATGAGCTAATGTTCCATGTGTCCACCATGTTACCCTACTCCAAAGAGAACAAACAGCAG GTGGAAAGAAAGAGACACATTGGAAATGACATTGTCACCATCGTATTCCAGGAAGGGGATGACGCATCGTCATCCTTCAAACCATCGATGATCCGATCGCACTTCACCC ATATTTTTGCATTAGTTAGGTATAATAGCCAGAATGACAGTTACAG GTTGAAGATTTTCTCAGAGGAGAGCGTTCCACTGTTTGGACCCCCTCTCCCATCTCCATCTGTATTTACTGATCACCAAGAATTCAGGGACTTTTTATTAGTCAAAT TAATCAATGGAGAGAAAGCCACACTGGAGACGCCAACGTTTGCCCAGAAGCGTCAGCGGACCCTCGATATGTTGATCCGCTCGCTCTACCAAGACCTCATGCCTGACCTGCACAAG AACATGTTAAATCGACGGTCATTCAGCGACGTCCTGCCCGAGTCTCCAAAATCAGCACGCAAGAAGGAGGAGGCACGGCAGGCTGAATTTGTCAGGATAGGGCAG GCCCTGAAGCTGAAGACCATTGTGAGAGGAGATGCCCCCACCAGTCTTGTTACCACAGGCCTGTGCAGAAAAGAG CCATGGGAGTCCCAGTCGTTCTGCAGCACGTTCCCCTATGAGATGGTGTGCGCTGACTCCTGGGGTCAGTCTCTGCTGGGCGCCACCGACACAGCGGGGGTCATGCTGCTGGATG GCCCAGATCCAGCTTCATCCAACGCTG AGACGCAGGCTCTGCCTCCGGTGCAGGTGTTCGACAAAACCATGGTGGTGAAGCAGATGCACGTTCTCGAGCCTCAGGACCTGCTCATCACCAGGGCCGACAAAG GGAAGGACGCTCGGGTCTATGTGTTCAGACTCAACACGCTCAAGAGAGgcctggaggagaagcagctcgTCAGGAGCAAGTGTGACAGTCGGGAAAATAAACTGGAGAAAACTAAAG GCTGTCATTTGTACTCCATCAACACCCACCACGGCTCCGAGCTGAGGATAGTAGCAGCCATCAGGAACAAACTCCTCCTCATCACCAGGAAACAGCCGCGCTTCGAGGGCCTCAGCGCCGTCTCCGTGGGACCGGACTCGCCAGTGGAGGAGTTCCAGTACATACGG GAGATCTGTCTGTGTGACCCTCCGATGGTGATGGCGCTGGTGGACGGGCCGACGGGGGAAAATGACAACATGATCTGTGTGGCCTACAAACACCAGTTTGACCTGATCAATGAGAGCACTGGAGATGCCTACCGGCTACATCACGTAGACGCCAACAGG GTAAATTTCGTAGCAGCCATCGATGTGTATGAAGACGGCGAGGCGGGTCTGCTGTTGTGTTACAACT ATAGTTGTTATTATAAGAAAGTGTGTCCGTTTAACGGCTCCACGCCCATGATCCAGTCCAACACCTCGGACTTCCACTTCAGCTGGAACCAGATGCCCAACGCTATTG TTTGCGCTTTTCCTTACATCCTGGCCTTCACAACGGACTCCATCGAGATCCGACTGGTGGTGAATGGCAACCTGGTGTACACCGCAGTGGTTCCAGAGCTGCAGTTGGCTGCTTCACGG TCCGACATCTATTTCGTTTCGTCGGCTCCGGTCAGCTCGGCCTCCAACTGCAGCTCAAGAGATACCAGCTCCCAGAGTTCCCCGCAGACGCCCACCGGCTACGAGATGCCCGTGTTCCCCTCGCCGCTCGGTGACG ATTCAATACGGATCCCCTATGGTACCAAGCTTTCCCTGTACATGTCTAAGGATGCCGAAG GTGAAGCAGCATGTAAGCAAATGTTCAAGATCCCTCTGTGTAACTTGGTCGGCCGCAGCATTGAGAGACCCCTCAAGTCCCCGCTGGTCAACAAGGTTATGACGGCGCCGGCTCCCGCCATGGTGCAACCGACTCCCCTCATCTCTGCAACACACTCACTGTCCCTCTCACGCATGGAAATCAAAGAGATAGCCAGCCGCACGAGGAAGGAGCTGCTTG GCTTGACAGAGGAGCCAAGTGGGAAGTCGGACAGTGGAACGGTCAAACAGAGGAAGATGAGCAAGAAGAACACGGAGGAGGAGCCCAAAGCGCGAGCACTGACGTCGACAAACAGCGACAG GTTAGAGTCAGAGTCTTTTGACGCAGACCTGGACGCCCAGCTGCATGGTTCGTCCAGTTCGGAGGCTGAGCCGGAGAAGGCGCTGCTGCTGGGGGAGAGCCCGCCTCTCGCCAGCGCGTTTGCCCTCTCCACATCCTTTGAAGAAGATGTCCTGGACCTAAAGTGA
- the garnl3 gene encoding GTPase-activating Rap/Ran-GAP domain-like protein 3 isoform X3, which produces MNSVDPASNKLLTFYQRSASEDLGCRRGDFSRKHYGSVELLISSDADGAIQRAGRFRVENGSSDETSDYTPGTWRRTDVHLENPEYHTRWFFKYFLGKVHQNYVGTDADKNPFYLSVVLSDQNNQRVPQYRAILWRKMGTLKISLPYSPTKTLSVKSILSAMNMDRFEKGPREILNPEIQKDLLVLEEQEGSVNFKFGVLYAKDGQLTDDEMFSNETGSESFDKFLNLLGENITLQGWAGYRGGLDTKNDTTGMKSIYTVYQGHELMFHVSTMLPYSKENKQQVERKRHIGNDIVTIVFQEGDDASSSFKPSMIRSHFTHIFALVRYNSQNDSYRLKIFSEESVPLFGPPLPSPSVFTDHQEFRDFLLVKLINGEKATLETPTFAQKRQRTLDMLIRSLYQDLMPDLHKNMLNRRSFSDVLPESPKSARKKEEARQAEFVRIGQALKLKTIVRGDAPTSLVTTGLCRKEPWESQSFCSTFPYEMVCADSWGQSLLGATDTAGVMLLDGPDPASSNAETQALPPVQVFDKTMVVKQMHVLEPQDLLITRADKGKDARVYVFRLNTLKRGLEEKQLVRSKCDSRENKLEKTKGCHLYSINTHHGSELRIVAAIRNKLLLITRKQPRFEGLSAVSVGPDSPVEEFQYIREICLCDPPMVMALVDGPTGENDNMICVAYKHQFDLINESTGDAYRLHHVDANRVNFVAAIDVYEDGEAGLLLCYNYSCYYKKVCPFNGSTPMIQSNTSDFHFSWNQMPNAIVCAFPYILAFTTDSIEIRLVVNGNLVYTAVVPELQLAASRSDIYFVSSAPVSSASNCSSRDTSSQSSPQTPTGYEMPVFPSPLGDDSIRIPYGTKLSLYMSKDAEGEAACKQMFKIPLCNLVGRSIERPLKSPLVNKVMTAPAPAMVQPTPLISATHSLSLSRMEIKEIASRTRKELLGLTEEPSGKSDSGTVKQRKMSKKNTEEEPKARALTSTNSDSRLESESFDADLDAQLHGSSSSEAEPEKALLLGESPPLASAFALSTSFEEDVLDLK; this is translated from the exons ctcTGCCTCGGAGGACCTGGGCTGCAGGCGCGGAGACTTCAGCAGGAAACACTATGGGTCGGTGGAGCTG CTGATTTCCAGTGACGCAGATGGGGCTATTCAGAGGGCAGGACGCTTCAGGGTGGAGAATGGCTCATCGGATGAG acTTCGGACTACACTCCAGGAACCTGGAGGAGAACCGATGTCCATCTGGAGAATCCAGAGTACCACACCAGATGGTTCTTCAAATACTTCCTGGGAAAAG TCCACCAGAACTATGTGGGTACAGATGCAGACAAGAATCCCTTCTACCTGTCAGTCGTCCTCTCAGACCAGAACAACCAGCGGGTTCCTCAGTACAGAGCCATCCTCTGGAGAAAGATG GGAACTCTGAAGATCAGCCTCCCGTACAGCCCGACCAAAACACTATCGGTCAAGTCCATCCTCAG TGCAATGAACATGGACAGGTTTGAGAAAGGCCCCAGGGAGATCCTCAACCCTGAGATTCAGAAG GacctgctggtgctggaggaacAGGAG GGTTCTGTCAACTTCAAATTTGGTGTCCTGTATGCCAAAGACGGACAGCTCACGGATGACGAGATGTTCAGCAACG agacGGGGAGCGAGAGCTTTGATAAGTTTCTCAATCTGCTTGGTGAAAACATTACGCTGCAGGGATGGGCAGGATACCGCGGAGGGCTCGACACCAAGA ATGACACTACAGGAATGAAGTCCATCTACACAGTGTATCAGGGCCATGAGCTAATGTTCCATGTGTCCACCATGTTACCCTACTCCAAAGAGAACAAACAGCAG GTGGAAAGAAAGAGACACATTGGAAATGACATTGTCACCATCGTATTCCAGGAAGGGGATGACGCATCGTCATCCTTCAAACCATCGATGATCCGATCGCACTTCACCC ATATTTTTGCATTAGTTAGGTATAATAGCCAGAATGACAGTTACAG GTTGAAGATTTTCTCAGAGGAGAGCGTTCCACTGTTTGGACCCCCTCTCCCATCTCCATCTGTATTTACTGATCACCAAGAATTCAGGGACTTTTTATTAGTCAAAT TAATCAATGGAGAGAAAGCCACACTGGAGACGCCAACGTTTGCCCAGAAGCGTCAGCGGACCCTCGATATGTTGATCCGCTCGCTCTACCAAGACCTCATGCCTGACCTGCACAAG AACATGTTAAATCGACGGTCATTCAGCGACGTCCTGCCCGAGTCTCCAAAATCAGCACGCAAGAAGGAGGAGGCACGGCAGGCTGAATTTGTCAGGATAGGGCAG GCCCTGAAGCTGAAGACCATTGTGAGAGGAGATGCCCCCACCAGTCTTGTTACCACAGGCCTGTGCAGAAAAGAG CCATGGGAGTCCCAGTCGTTCTGCAGCACGTTCCCCTATGAGATGGTGTGCGCTGACTCCTGGGGTCAGTCTCTGCTGGGCGCCACCGACACAGCGGGGGTCATGCTGCTGGATG GCCCAGATCCAGCTTCATCCAACGCTG AGACGCAGGCTCTGCCTCCGGTGCAGGTGTTCGACAAAACCATGGTGGTGAAGCAGATGCACGTTCTCGAGCCTCAGGACCTGCTCATCACCAGGGCCGACAAAG GGAAGGACGCTCGGGTCTATGTGTTCAGACTCAACACGCTCAAGAGAGgcctggaggagaagcagctcgTCAGGAGCAAGTGTGACAGTCGGGAAAATAAACTGGAGAAAACTAAAG GCTGTCATTTGTACTCCATCAACACCCACCACGGCTCCGAGCTGAGGATAGTAGCAGCCATCAGGAACAAACTCCTCCTCATCACCAGGAAACAGCCGCGCTTCGAGGGCCTCAGCGCCGTCTCCGTGGGACCGGACTCGCCAGTGGAGGAGTTCCAGTACATACGG GAGATCTGTCTGTGTGACCCTCCGATGGTGATGGCGCTGGTGGACGGGCCGACGGGGGAAAATGACAACATGATCTGTGTGGCCTACAAACACCAGTTTGACCTGATCAATGAGAGCACTGGAGATGCCTACCGGCTACATCACGTAGACGCCAACAGG GTAAATTTCGTAGCAGCCATCGATGTGTATGAAGACGGCGAGGCGGGTCTGCTGTTGTGTTACAACT ATAGTTGTTATTATAAGAAAGTGTGTCCGTTTAACGGCTCCACGCCCATGATCCAGTCCAACACCTCGGACTTCCACTTCAGCTGGAACCAGATGCCCAACGCTATTG TTTGCGCTTTTCCTTACATCCTGGCCTTCACAACGGACTCCATCGAGATCCGACTGGTGGTGAATGGCAACCTGGTGTACACCGCAGTGGTTCCAGAGCTGCAGTTGGCTGCTTCACGG TCCGACATCTATTTCGTTTCGTCGGCTCCGGTCAGCTCGGCCTCCAACTGCAGCTCAAGAGATACCAGCTCCCAGAGTTCCCCGCAGACGCCCACCGGCTACGAGATGCCCGTGTTCCCCTCGCCGCTCGGTGACG ATTCAATACGGATCCCCTATGGTACCAAGCTTTCCCTGTACATGTCTAAGGATGCCGAAG GTGAAGCAGCATGTAAGCAAATGTTCAAGATCCCTCTGTGTAACTTGGTCGGCCGCAGCATTGAGAGACCCCTCAAGTCCCCGCTGGTCAACAAGGTTATGACGGCGCCGGCTCCCGCCATGGTGCAACCGACTCCCCTCATCTCTGCAACACACTCACTGTCCCTCTCACGCATGGAAATCAAAGAGATAGCCAGCCGCACGAGGAAGGAGCTGCTTG GCTTGACAGAGGAGCCAAGTGGGAAGTCGGACAGTGGAACGGTCAAACAGAGGAAGATGAGCAAGAAGAACACGGAGGAGGAGCCCAAAGCGCGAGCACTGACGTCGACAAACAGCGACAG CAGGTTAGAGTCAGAGTCTTTTGACGCAGACCTGGACGCCCAGCTGCATGGTTCGTCCAGTTCGGAGGCTGAGCCGGAGAAGGCGCTGCTGCTGGGGGAGAGCCCGCCTCTCGCCAGCGCGTTTGCCCTCTCCACATCCTTTGAAGAAGATGTCCTGGACCTAAAGTGA